GAAGACTTGACATAGTATTCTTAAGACAATATATATCATGACATTTAGttcctatatataatattaactttatcatAACATagtgattatattaattacattaaaatatattaaaaagtttaaatgatTTGGCATATTACGTTGGAACTAatcatacaattaaataattatatataaatatattactctaTAGAACATTACTCTGTCGTTAACAAGTAAACTGATATttatcacatttataatacactGTTTTGCTTTTAGTTTCATTGTTTTGAATTCAaacttaagttaatatttattttaaaggacAATGAAGTCATCGAGGAGCTTCCCTACGACGATATATGTGACAATTCCAATAATCACCGTATCTCTTCCCCCCTTTATTTATCCCACACAAATCCTCCTTTCATATACCAGTACGCAGGAGATCaggttaatattatacaagtatTAGGTAATTATCCACTGAGCAatgaatttgataaaaaaattaataatctagATTCACGGGACCAAAAAGAAACTGTTCACAAAACGTCACAAAAATTAGACGCCCAATTTAAGAgtgataatgaaaatgttataaaagatttaaacgtGACAAACATTCCTGTACAAGAAGAAATcaaagacaataaaaataatatgattagcCAAAATAATGAGagtgtaaatattgttaatactgAAAACGTTAATGCAGAAAATGACTTCATTGAAAATACGGGCGAGTTTAAAACTATGGACGAAATTACTGATCTTAATGATGAGGGTGAacctgaaattaaaattcataacacACTTGAAAGTGACGAAAGTTCGTTTGAAACCCCGACTTCTGTTGAGAGTGACGAAGGATCGTTTGGAACGCCGGCATCCACGCCTAAAACTGTCCGTAAAATGTCAAAAGGCAAATATGGCAAAGACAAAGCACCTATGCCACCTAGCAATAAAGTTTTAGACGATAAACAAGAAATCCAAGAAGATtctgaaaatttatcaattcGTACTGAAGTCATTGAATCTATTGAAACCAAGGAAAAGAAAAGTGATGACGTCGTAGTTATGCCTATAATAGAAGACATTGAAAAAGCGACtacagattttaatttaaatgaatcagaAATAGCAATTGATGCTGGTGATTTAAAGttggaaattaataatacttcaAATTCTTCGTTATATTTAGACGACAAACATGACAAGAAAAGTCATAAATCAAAATCGCCCGGTCCAAAAGCAATGTCAACTCTCGGTAAAATGCTACAACTACCAAACAAATTAGTATTTTGGCATAAAGCAACAGGTAATGTATCCGACGCATCGGATTCAAGCAGGAAATCTTCTATTGAGAGTTTAAAAGACGAGTCTCGAGGTTGCAGTTATATAAATACCGTTCATAAAAGCGATTATGAAAacgacaaaaataaatcagacGAAAAATTAAGCACAGATAACATATCGCAAGAAATTTCAGAGAAAAGTGATGAATTACAAAAAGTTATAGAAGCGAAACTTGAAAGTAATCctgaatataaattcataccTTTATGCGAGGACATACAGATATCCAAAAGCACTGATGTATAGCTAATCCTTTTCCAAGTCCATTTCAAACGAGGCAGAGCAAAcagtatgtttaattttagttgctgttgtgtttattttgcatgttatgtaatataaattatatttacttgtagatttattttttttatgtttaatgttattgttatatgctttctttaactatttatatattttaattttctaactGATTATGAAGTGTGGTtttcctatataatataattttgatattaaaaatactaataatttacTAGATGACATCTAAATATGGGTGATATATgatatgtattgtatttaaaagtaacttaatatttgaattgataAAAGGCTGCTTCTTGAATCATGtagttttgaatttatttgttttattttcaggcTATGCTGTCGGCCTCTGCTACAATACCTCGTGCTAAAAAGTCTAATAAAAGGAAACCACAGTAggcaaatataacaaaataggtATTCtatttacatgtaaatattatatgttgcaaattttgtttgaaaagctaattattatttatatatctatatatatatatattatttttttgcttgaaTATTTccctaattattttattttcattaaagtgtttagtttaatatatattatgtaatacaaaCTAGTAGTTTGCACATTTTAAACACTAAACAAGCATCACACTagcacatataatttatttttaacgccaaaataagaattatttcaCAAACAACACTAGTCCAGGTTGCTTAtagacttatttaaatattttgaaggataaaataattttgtttacttgGAAAATACCAACTGATGGTCTTGTGCAATGGTATCTATAGCTATAGCTATATAAAACACTTTAGTTACCaatgagtttatttaataacttctaGCATGAAATGCACAAATATTATGAGATCATTCGAACAGTTTATGAGGACGAAATTCTCAATAATGTGTGTGAAAtatctgttttttatttataaaatattaaaataaaactatgtaacAATGAACACTGCAGAATCAcgaatatatagtaatattgtaattggctctttataattttagccAAAAAATGCCAAATTGATGACTCAAAATGTAGTTATATCGTATATTTAGATTAATCATGTGTATTATATTAGTATCCATAAGTATATTGGCTAGTtccagttttaaattataaaacaaattgtttagaaatatatCAAGATTGTAATACAGATAAGAACATTTTATACCCAAATACTGAACATAATAACGTGATGGGAGGTATAcagcatattttaatttatctagaTATATAAGATATGTAGCATTGAAATGAATCAGTcacttattatattgaaaacaa
This genomic window from Danaus plexippus chromosome 14, MEX_DaPlex, whole genome shotgun sequence contains:
- the LOC116769826 gene encoding uncharacterized protein LOC116769826 isoform X1, with the translated sequence MISSIISRLVILVFGTLYPAYASYKAVRTKNLKEYVKWMMYWIVFALFTCTETFTDVFLSWFPFYYEVKIVIVLWLLSPATKGSSILYRKFVHPALCRREQEIDEYIAKAKDQGYHTVLNLGTKGVNYATTVIMQTAIKGGGGLVQQLRKSYSLSDLSECEPREERAPDEADDVLAEPRLIRRAIKSGFATRRSASESNSRTPIYFPEVDVDVRGPRRVDEPDFSHIKSSEDISSGYSSAENSSCLSRTSSAGARSRRVTRTTITSIKRPQAAEDNEVIEELPYDDICDNSNNHRISSPLYLSHTNPPFIYQYAGDQVNIIQVLGNYPLSNEFDKKINNLDSRDQKETVHKTSQKLDAQFKSDNENVIKDLNVTNIPVQEEIKDNKNNMISQNNESVNIVNTENVNAENDFIENTGEFKTMDEITDLNDEGEPEIKIHNTLESDESSFETPTSVESDEGSFGTPASTPKTVRKMSKGKYGKDKAPMPPSNKVLDDKQEIQEDSENLSIRTEVIESIETKEKKSDDVVVMPIIEDIEKATTDFNLNESEIAIDAGDLKLEINNTSNSSLYLDDKHDKKSHKSKSPGPKAMSTLGKMLQLPNKLVFWHKATGNVSDASDSSRKSSIESLKDESRGCSYINTVHKSDYENDKNKSDEKLSTDNISQEISEKSDELQKVIEAKLESNPEYKFIPLCEDIQISKSTDV